A DNA window from Corallococcus soli contains the following coding sequences:
- a CDS encoding winged helix-turn-helix transcriptional regulator has product MHDDLHPLCERFLTAAELLGRRWTGIILRILMDGPCRFGELTERIGGISERVLSERLKELEAEGVIERHVDPGPPIRSEYRLTQKGQALWKVIHELGQWAEQWADVKPAPKPDVKPAGRDEKKGASAKSARAAPRKRKTA; this is encoded by the coding sequence ATGCATGACGACCTACATCCGCTGTGCGAGCGGTTCCTGACGGCGGCCGAGCTCCTGGGCCGCCGGTGGACGGGCATCATCCTGCGCATCCTGATGGACGGGCCGTGCCGCTTCGGGGAGCTGACGGAGCGCATTGGCGGCATCAGCGAGCGCGTCCTGTCGGAGCGGCTCAAGGAGCTGGAGGCCGAGGGCGTCATCGAGCGCCACGTGGACCCGGGGCCGCCCATCCGCTCCGAGTACCGGCTGACGCAGAAGGGGCAGGCGCTCTGGAAGGTCATCCACGAGCTGGGCCAGTGGGCGGAGCAGTGGGCGGACGTGAAGCCCGCGCCCAAGCCGGACGTGAAGCCGGCGGGCCGGGATGAGAAGAAGGGCGCGAGCGCGAAGTCCGCGCGGGCCGCGCCCCGGAAGCGCAAGACGGCCTGA
- a CDS encoding malonic semialdehyde reductase translates to MAATNTALDAGALAQLFTEARTHNGWLDRQVPDDTLRRVYELAKMAPTAANTQPVRLVFVRSREAKERLKPLLAAGNVDKTMQAPVTVIVAHDTAFHEQMPKLFPARDMKGHFAGLPPEAREYSAVQSGTLQAAYVILAARALGLDCGPMGGFDKAKTDEAFLQGTGWKSDLLINLGYGDPAKLFPRNPRLAFEDACRLD, encoded by the coding sequence ATGGCAGCGACGAACACCGCCCTGGACGCAGGCGCCCTGGCGCAGCTCTTCACCGAGGCCCGCACGCACAACGGCTGGCTGGACAGGCAGGTGCCGGACGACACCCTGCGCCGCGTCTACGAGCTGGCGAAGATGGCGCCCACCGCGGCCAACACCCAGCCGGTGCGCCTGGTGTTCGTGAGGAGCCGCGAGGCCAAGGAGCGGCTCAAGCCCCTGCTGGCCGCGGGCAACGTGGACAAGACCATGCAGGCGCCCGTGACGGTCATCGTGGCGCACGACACCGCGTTCCACGAACAGATGCCCAAGCTGTTCCCCGCGCGCGACATGAAGGGCCACTTCGCGGGGCTGCCCCCCGAGGCGCGCGAGTACAGCGCCGTCCAGAGCGGCACGCTGCAGGCCGCGTACGTCATCCTCGCCGCCAGGGCGCTGGGGCTGGACTGCGGCCCCATGGGCGGCTTCGACAAGGCGAAGACGGACGAGGCCTTCCTCCAGGGCACCGGCTGGAAGTCGGACCTGCTCATCAACCTGGGCTACGGCGACCCGGCGAAGCTCTTCCCGCGCAACCCGCGCCTGGCTTTCGAGGACGCCTGCCGCCTGGACTGA
- the popD gene encoding PopC secretion inhibitor PopD, translating into MGRKNDVPGDPGEMTTRMSSVAAVRPLPGSGGGPVRMLPGSGHGAPERDAHQGGDIDVTVMPREAAAPRGRAAAARAPVRSRAEVYQAGKAESARFRESFMHWLEANKLMGSVRAMSEPGGSLPMLHVRCAPRVLDQLRRAPEFEAGTMMPLERQY; encoded by the coding sequence ATGGGCAGGAAGAACGACGTGCCGGGCGATCCGGGTGAGATGACGACCCGGATGTCCTCCGTGGCGGCGGTGCGTCCATTGCCGGGCAGCGGCGGCGGTCCCGTGCGCATGCTGCCGGGCTCCGGCCATGGCGCCCCGGAGCGCGACGCCCATCAGGGCGGCGACATCGACGTGACGGTGATGCCCCGCGAAGCCGCGGCCCCCCGGGGACGCGCGGCGGCTGCGCGGGCACCCGTGCGCTCGCGCGCGGAGGTCTATCAAGCAGGCAAGGCAGAGAGCGCCCGCTTCCGCGAGAGCTTCATGCACTGGCTGGAGGCCAACAAGCTCATGGGGTCCGTGCGCGCCATGAGCGAGCCGGGCGGTTCCCTGCCCATGCTCCACGTGCGCTGTGCTCCCCGCGTGCTGGACCAGCTGCGCCGCGCGCCGGAGTTCGAGGCGGGCACGATGATGCCGCTCGAACGTCAGTACTAG
- the popC gene encoding subtilisin-like protease PopC — protein sequence MKSFLLVPRESIETQARPGVRGTAQGERVLVRSTALRFSGAQKAPDALTALGLRSATLPGMKPAISGQEPRGRKRGGRRVPDTRGADSSTVPMPGAAVTEQTGSEAGSYRFMPLIGATMAHFYSVDAENAARGELSEDFEFIPDVVPLSFPGPVSAGQTGPRNRGMSSLAQREWPDESGVPLAHAQGIRGAGVMLGILDTGVDADHPEHASKTIQFRYVSLFPNSPHNPARDVRGFDPDGHGTHVCGIAAGVHHGVAPEVDLYAASVIESETIRTSLGRVAAGMEWLLHQFSAPENASRPAVVNLSLGFPLQPPPGISEADYLLNQRALQTMLRRLLDSNVLPVVAAGNTGPNTVGYPAAFPEALAVGAVDFERTVATFSASGAVGRRFVPDVMGYGVNVYSSTERRCNNQAFYERMSGTSMAAPYVAGIAALYRCRAPDLTALEVRDLILANAIKLPRSANHRTGKGLAVFR from the coding sequence ATGAAGTCATTTCTCTTGGTACCCAGGGAGTCCATCGAGACGCAGGCCCGGCCGGGCGTTCGTGGCACGGCACAGGGCGAGCGCGTCCTCGTTCGCAGCACCGCGTTGCGCTTCAGCGGCGCGCAGAAGGCACCGGATGCCCTCACGGCCCTCGGGCTGCGTTCGGCCACCCTGCCCGGCATGAAGCCGGCCATCAGCGGTCAGGAGCCCAGGGGCCGCAAGCGCGGAGGCCGCAGGGTCCCGGACACGCGCGGCGCTGACTCCAGCACCGTGCCCATGCCGGGCGCGGCCGTGACGGAGCAGACGGGCTCCGAGGCGGGCAGCTACCGGTTCATGCCCCTCATCGGCGCCACCATGGCGCACTTCTACTCCGTGGACGCGGAGAACGCGGCCCGCGGGGAGCTGTCGGAGGACTTCGAGTTCATCCCGGACGTGGTGCCCCTGTCCTTCCCGGGCCCGGTGTCGGCCGGACAGACGGGACCGCGCAACCGCGGCATGAGCTCGCTCGCGCAGCGTGAATGGCCTGACGAATCCGGCGTCCCCCTGGCGCACGCCCAGGGCATCCGGGGCGCCGGCGTGATGCTGGGCATCCTGGACACCGGCGTGGACGCGGACCACCCGGAGCACGCGAGCAAGACCATCCAGTTCCGCTACGTCTCGCTCTTCCCCAACTCGCCCCACAACCCGGCCCGCGACGTGCGCGGGTTTGATCCGGACGGCCACGGCACCCACGTGTGCGGCATCGCCGCGGGCGTGCACCACGGCGTCGCGCCGGAGGTGGACCTGTACGCCGCGTCCGTCATCGAATCGGAGACCATCCGCACCAGCCTGGGTCGCGTGGCCGCCGGCATGGAGTGGCTGCTGCACCAGTTCAGCGCTCCGGAGAACGCCTCACGTCCCGCCGTCGTCAACCTGTCGCTGGGCTTCCCGCTGCAGCCGCCCCCGGGCATCTCCGAAGCGGACTACCTGCTGAATCAGCGCGCCCTGCAAACCATGTTGCGTCGACTGCTGGACAGCAACGTGCTGCCGGTTGTCGCGGCGGGTAACACTGGGCCGAACACGGTTGGTTACCCAGCGGCCTTTCCTGAAGCACTGGCTGTGGGGGCAGTCGACTTCGAGCGCACCGTGGCCACTTTCTCGGCCAGCGGCGCCGTGGGTCGGCGCTTCGTGCCTGACGTCATGGGCTACGGGGTGAATGTGTATTCGTCTACTGAACGCCGCTGCAACAATCAGGCGTTCTATGAACGAATGAGTGGCACGAGCATGGCGGCGCCTTATGTCGCGGGTATCGCTGCACTGTATCGTTGCCGTGCCCCTGACTTGACGGCGTTGGAAGTGAGGGATTTGATTCTGGCCAACGCCATCAAGCTTCCTCGCTCGGCGAATCACCGGACGGGGAAGGGCCTGGCTGTTTTCAGGTGA
- a CDS encoding prolipoprotein diacylglyceryl transferase, producing the protein MIPYWHAPSFKLGPLELNPFNVFVAAGILLAARLLTKQAEREGLDPNPLADFAMWGVAAGMLFGHWVHLFFYHPEELSKSPFQILRFWDGLSSFGGLLGGIFAAVVFFRVKKLRFNDYADSFALGVAPGWAVARLGCFAVHDHPGRLTDFFLAVQFPNGNRHDLGLYDAVVLFAISGLLYGLRNAGKLKGRLLPLLALLYAISRFSLDFLRATDLSYVDARYFGLTPAQYGSILLVAYGVWGLLRKQAPSASAQKPPPSSGRVEAAR; encoded by the coding sequence TTGATTCCCTATTGGCATGCCCCCTCGTTCAAGCTGGGGCCCCTGGAGCTGAACCCCTTCAACGTCTTCGTGGCGGCGGGCATCCTGCTGGCCGCGCGACTGCTGACGAAGCAGGCGGAGCGCGAGGGGCTGGACCCGAACCCGCTGGCGGACTTCGCCATGTGGGGCGTGGCGGCCGGCATGCTCTTCGGCCACTGGGTGCACCTGTTCTTCTACCACCCGGAGGAGCTGTCCAAGAGCCCGTTCCAGATTCTGCGCTTCTGGGACGGCCTGTCGTCCTTCGGCGGCCTGCTGGGCGGCATCTTCGCGGCGGTGGTGTTCTTCCGGGTGAAGAAGCTGCGCTTCAACGACTACGCGGACAGCTTCGCGCTGGGCGTGGCGCCGGGGTGGGCGGTGGCGCGGCTGGGGTGCTTCGCGGTGCACGACCACCCGGGGCGGCTGACGGACTTCTTCCTGGCGGTGCAGTTCCCCAACGGCAACCGGCACGACCTGGGCCTGTACGACGCGGTGGTGCTGTTCGCCATCTCCGGCCTGCTGTACGGGCTGCGCAACGCCGGGAAGCTGAAGGGCCGGCTGCTGCCGCTGTTGGCGCTGCTGTACGCCATCTCCCGCTTCAGCCTGGACTTCCTCCGGGCCACGGACCTGTCGTACGTGGACGCGCGCTACTTCGGCCTGACGCCCGCGCAGTACGGCAGCATCCTGCTGGTGGCGTACGGGGTGTGGGGCCTCCTGCGCAAGCAGGCGCCGAGCGCTTCGGCCCAGAAGCCGCCACCGTCGTCGGGGCGGGTGGAGGCCGCGCGCTAG
- a CDS encoding SAM-dependent methyltransferase: MKALAYDAVMAPLGWVGLNAARRQLVDGLSGRVLEVGAGTGLSLPGYPDTVTSVTAVDVDLGALLRARARRAGVALLQADAQALPFPEASFDAVVSSLVFCCVDAPATALAEVGRVLRPGGELRLLEHVRAPSPVLALAQDLLTPAWHRLSGGCRLNRDTFRLVENAGFQVLRREQRLGGVGEFILARRP; the protein is encoded by the coding sequence ATGAAGGCGTTGGCGTATGACGCGGTGATGGCGCCGCTGGGGTGGGTGGGGCTGAACGCCGCCCGCCGCCAGCTGGTGGACGGTCTGTCGGGCCGGGTGCTGGAGGTGGGCGCGGGCACGGGCCTGTCGCTGCCGGGCTACCCGGACACCGTGACCTCCGTGACGGCGGTGGACGTGGACCTGGGGGCGCTCCTGCGCGCCCGGGCCCGCCGCGCCGGCGTGGCGCTGCTCCAGGCGGACGCGCAGGCGCTGCCGTTCCCGGAGGCGTCGTTCGACGCGGTGGTCTCCAGCCTGGTGTTCTGCTGCGTGGACGCCCCGGCCACGGCGCTCGCGGAGGTGGGGCGCGTGCTCCGGCCGGGAGGGGAGCTGCGCCTGCTGGAGCACGTGCGGGCCCCGAGCCCCGTGCTGGCGCTCGCCCAGGACCTGCTGACCCCCGCGTGGCACCGGCTGTCCGGCGGCTGCCGCCTCAACCGGGACACCTTCCGGCTGGTGGAGAACGCGGGCTTCCAGGTCCTCCGCAGGGAGCAGCGCCTGGGCGGCGTGGGCGAGTTCATCCTCGCGCGGCGGCCCTGA
- a CDS encoding alpha/beta fold hydrolase, with translation MTRSLPCLLALLSVVGCGPATDTPPDLESAPAALETSDHHGGSAPREGSVRLSTGVTLRYVEQGRRDGPVVVFLHGYTDSHHTWDLDLPRFPRDLHVYALDQRGHGDSSRPACCYTQQAFARDVVAFLDAKRVPRAILVGHSMGSFIAQQVALDAPSRVKALVLVGSAPTVAGNEVALGLKSAVDTLTDPVDPTFIREFQASTFVRPVPASYLDTLVAESAKLPARVWQDSLDGLIAEDHSARLGSLRVPTLIIGGDQDGFFSVAEQRALARAIRGSTYLLYPETGHAPHAERPRRFVDDVSHFVRRL, from the coding sequence ATGACCCGTTCCCTCCCCTGCCTCCTCGCGCTGCTGTCCGTCGTCGGCTGTGGCCCCGCCACGGACACGCCGCCGGACCTTGAGAGTGCTCCCGCCGCGCTGGAGACGTCCGACCACCATGGCGGCTCCGCGCCCCGCGAGGGCTCCGTGCGGCTGTCCACCGGCGTCACGCTCCGCTACGTGGAGCAGGGCCGCCGGGACGGGCCCGTCGTCGTCTTCCTGCACGGCTACACGGATTCGCACCACACCTGGGACCTGGACCTGCCGCGCTTCCCGCGCGACCTTCACGTCTACGCGCTGGACCAGCGCGGCCATGGGGACTCGTCCCGCCCGGCGTGCTGCTACACACAGCAGGCGTTCGCCCGGGACGTGGTGGCGTTCCTCGACGCGAAGCGCGTCCCGCGCGCCATCCTCGTGGGCCACTCCATGGGCAGCTTCATCGCGCAGCAGGTGGCGCTGGACGCGCCCTCCCGCGTGAAGGCGCTGGTGCTCGTGGGCTCCGCGCCCACCGTGGCGGGCAACGAGGTGGCACTGGGGCTCAAGTCCGCCGTGGACACGCTGACGGACCCGGTGGACCCCACGTTCATCCGCGAGTTCCAGGCCAGCACCTTCGTCCGGCCGGTGCCCGCGTCCTACCTGGACACCCTCGTCGCGGAGAGCGCCAAGCTGCCCGCGCGCGTGTGGCAGGACTCGCTGGACGGGCTCATCGCGGAGGACCACTCGGCGCGGCTGGGGAGCCTCCGCGTGCCCACGCTCATCATCGGCGGGGACCAGGACGGCTTCTTCTCCGTCGCGGAGCAGCGCGCCCTGGCCCGCGCCATCCGCGGCTCCACGTACCTGCTCTACCCGGAGACGGGCCACGCCCCGCACGCCGAGCGCCCCCGGCGCTTCGTGGACGACGTGAGCCACTTCGTGCGGCGCCTGTAG
- a CDS encoding DMT family transporter — MQTRTAGFLLVALSGASFGALGLFARWAYAAGADMPTLLFLRFTLAGLVLTCVMLARRRRWPRGRVLLGLVLLGALGYFAEGSAYFVALQHASAGLVALLLYLFPALVAVLQVALGREHLSRTRWLAVALALAGTALTVDPGPDAKPLGIALGVLSAVIYAVYVLSSARVVGPAGPLGASTVILLSAGLAFGALMLAKGPSFPQTVGGWGAVAGLSLLSTVVAVLTFFAGLERIGPVNTSLLSTLEPVMAVVLGALFLGERLSLRQGAGGLLILVAVVVLAGSDPARPEPVSRAARP; from the coding sequence ATGCAGACCCGCACCGCCGGCTTCCTCCTCGTCGCCCTGTCCGGCGCCTCCTTTGGCGCGCTGGGGCTGTTCGCGCGGTGGGCCTACGCGGCGGGCGCGGACATGCCCACGCTGCTGTTCCTGCGCTTCACCCTGGCGGGCCTGGTGCTCACCTGCGTGATGCTGGCGCGCCGGCGGCGCTGGCCCCGGGGCCGGGTGCTGCTAGGGCTCGTGCTGCTGGGGGCGCTGGGCTACTTCGCCGAAGGCAGCGCCTACTTCGTCGCGCTCCAGCACGCGTCCGCGGGGCTGGTGGCGCTGCTGCTGTACCTCTTCCCGGCGCTGGTGGCGGTGCTCCAGGTGGCCCTGGGCCGCGAACACCTGAGCCGCACCCGCTGGCTGGCGGTGGCGCTGGCGCTCGCGGGCACCGCGCTCACGGTGGACCCCGGGCCGGACGCGAAGCCGCTGGGCATCGCGCTGGGCGTGCTGTCGGCCGTCATCTACGCCGTCTATGTCCTGTCCAGCGCGCGCGTGGTGGGCCCGGCGGGGCCGCTCGGCGCGAGCACCGTCATCCTCCTGTCGGCGGGGCTCGCCTTCGGGGCGCTGATGCTGGCGAAGGGGCCGTCCTTCCCCCAGACGGTCGGGGGCTGGGGCGCGGTGGCGGGCCTGTCCCTGCTGTCCACGGTGGTGGCGGTGCTCACGTTCTTCGCGGGCCTGGAGCGCATCGGGCCGGTGAACACGTCGCTGTTGTCCACGCTGGAGCCGGTGATGGCGGTGGTGCTGGGCGCGCTCTTCCTGGGCGAGCGACTGTCGCTGAGGCAGGGCGCGGGCGGCCTGCTCATCCTGGTGGCGGTGGTGGTGCTGGCGGGCTCCGACCCGGCCCGCCCGGAGCCGGTGTCCCGGGCGGCCCGACCGTGA
- a CDS encoding rhodanese-like domain-containing protein, with the protein MTPQERSQKAHELVAQGAVLLDVRTPEEFQQGHPEAARNIPVQVLAQRLSEVGPVGTPVVVYCAAGGRSAVAAELLRKGGFPEVFDLQSVKNW; encoded by the coding sequence ATGACGCCTCAGGAACGCTCGCAGAAGGCCCACGAACTGGTCGCGCAAGGCGCGGTGCTGCTGGATGTCCGCACCCCGGAGGAGTTCCAGCAGGGACACCCGGAGGCCGCCCGCAACATCCCCGTGCAGGTGCTGGCCCAGCGCCTCTCGGAGGTGGGCCCGGTGGGCACGCCCGTGGTGGTGTACTGCGCGGCGGGGGGCCGCAGCGCGGTGGCCGCGGAGCTGCTGCGCAAGGGCGGCTTCCCGGAGGTGTTCGACCTCCAGTCCGTCAAGAACTGGTAG